The DNA window GCAGGTGATCTTCGCCTTCAACTTCATCTACAGCCTGTTCAAGGGCGCCGAAGCGCCGCAGAACCCGTGGCACGCCAACTCGCTGGAGTGGACCGCGGCGCCGTCGCCGCCTCCGCACGGCAACTTCGAGCGTACGCCCACGGTGTATCGCGGGCCCTACGAGTACAGCCACCCCGACGCGGCCGACGACTACTGGCCCCAGAACGCACCCGGTCACGCGGCCCCGGCTTCCGAGCCGGCGTACGCAGAGTGAGGAGGGGACGATGACGACACAGGCGGCCGCGCTGGACCGAGGAGGAATGGACGCCACCGAAGTGGGGATGGGCGTCTACAACATGAAGCTCGGCATGTGGGTGTTCCTGCTGTCCGAGGTGATGTTCTTCACCAGCCTGATAGGTGGCTACATCATCCTGCGCGGGGCGCACCCGGACATGTTCGCGCAGCCGGGGGTGGTGCTGAACGTCCCGCTGACGGCGTTCAATACCTTCCTGCTGATCTGCAGCAGCGTGACCATGGTGCTGGCGTTCGCCGGCATCGAACGCGGCGACCAGGCTAAGCTGAAGATGTGGCTGATCGCCACCGCGGTGATCGGCATGGCCTTCCTGGGCGTGCAGGTATACGAATACATCCAACTCTCCGGGCACGGATTCGTGCCCACCGTGGAGGGCTACCGCGCGGAGGGCGCGCCCCTGTACGGCACGACCTTCTACACCATGACCGGGTTCCACGGCTTCCACGTGCTCATGGGCGTGCTGGCGCTGTGGTACCTGGTGATCCAGGCTTTCCGCGGCAAGTACACCGCGGGCAGCCACGGCGCGGTGGAGATCACCGGCCTGTACTGGCACTTCGTGGACCTGGTCTGGATCATCCTGTTCACCATCGTCTATCTGATCTGAGGATGGAGCCCTCCCGGCTGGAGAATCCGGGAGGGCCGCCACGGTTTTCGATAGAGTTTCGACTGTTCGACTGAGGAGGCGCATGGAACACGCGGCAGCGCACACGGGCGGAGCGAGCATCAAGGCCTACATGGTCGTATTCGGCACGCTGGCGGTCCTGACGGTGATCGAGGTGCTGATCCCGTTGCGTTTCGGCTTTCCCAAGAACGTGCAGGTCATCCTTCTGGTCTTCCTGGCGCTCTGGAAGGCCCTGCTCGTGGCGCTCTACTACATGCACCTGCGCTACGAGCCGCAGCGCCTGAAGTGGATGGTCATCGCGCCGCTGCCGCTGGCGGTGATCCTGGTGATGGCCGTCCTCACCGAGTTTTAGCTAATGCGCCCCGAGCTGATGACGGGGATGTTCTGGGCGGGGGTGCTGCTGTCCTCCATCCCCATCGCCGTCGGCATCTGGATAGCCACGTTCCTGGTGCGAGAGATGCGAGCCGAACGTAGGTTGTCCGACCACGCCGAGGTGGGGCCGAACGTCTCGGAGTAACCGGAGGCCAGCGAGCATGAGTCGCGCCGCAGACAAGCTGCTCTTCCGAGGAATCGTCGCGGGGTTCGTGGGGGCGTCCACGCTCGCCCTGTGGTTCCTGGTGATCGACGGCCTGCAGGGCCGTCCCTTCTTCACGCCGGCCTTCCTGGCCGCCGCCGTGACGGGCAGCGAGCAGGTCTCGCTGACCCCGTCGCAGATAGGGCTGTTCACCGCCCTGCACTACGCGGTCTTCCTCTTGGTGGGTATCGGCGCCGCGTGGTTCGTCCGGCTGGTGGAAACCGTGCCCGGCGTGCTCCTGGGCGGGATCCTGGGCTTCCTGCTGTTCGACGTCACCTTCTACGGCAGCCTGTGGCTGACCGGCGTGGACGTGGTAGCGGCGCTCGGCTGGCCACAGGTGCTGGTGGGCAACGTCCTGGCCGGTATGGCGCTCATGGCCACGCTCGCGCTGCTGCGACCGGAACGGCGCGTGAGTTGGCGCGCCGTGCTGGACGAGAACCGGGTCCTGCGCGAGGGGCTCTACGGCGGGCTCATCGGCGCGGGCGCGGTGGCCGTCTGGTTCCTGCTCATCGACGCGATCTTCGGCCGCCTGCTCTTCACGCCCGGGGCGCTGGGGTCGGTCCTGTTCCACGGCGCTCGCAGCGTGGCGGAGGTGCAGACCGACGCGCTCACGATCCTCGGCTACTCGGGGCTACACGTGCTCGCGTTCTTCGTCACGGGCCTGATCGCGGCGGCGATCGTGAAGGAGGCCGAGGACTACGCGATGCCGCTGATCCTCGGCGCGATCATGCTGTTCGTGGTCTTCGAGACCTTCTTCATCGGCGTCCTCGCGATCGTCGCGCAGTGGCTGCTCACCGTGATCCCGTGGTGGAGCATCCTGATCGGCAACATCATCGCGGCGGGGGCGATGGGGTCGTACCTGTGGCGGCGCCATCCGAAGCTGCGGGCGGCGTTCGAGGAGGGGCAGGCGTTCGAGGACCAGTTGGCTGGCAAAGGATAGGTTCTGGCTGGCTGGGCAGGGGAGTGAAACAACTCCCGCTCCACTCCGCAAGAAACAGTCGGTCGCGGGAGTTTTTCACACCCCTGCTCAGAGCGTACCGGCAACCCGGGGTCCGCCTCCCCTCTCCCCGTCCTGGGGGAAGGGCCTAGCGGGGACAGAAGGTCGCGGGAGTCACCCGTATTCCGCAGTGCGATGTCGCGTGGCCTGGCGGTCGCGCCTGGTCCACGAATCGTTATGTCAGCATAGCCGGCCCGCCTCCCACGTCTCCCCCTAGGCTTGGCAGGGACGGAAGGTCGCCGGTCAGGCGGCTTCCTCCTGCTGCTCAGATCTGAGCTCGGGGACCCGGTCGCAAGCCCGCTCAACGACGCTGAAAACGCTAGTGGCTGAGAACCGGAGAAGCTGCGCGCGTCCTGGAAGGCGCCGGCTTCGTCGGGAGGTGCGTCTGATCACCCCGGAGTAAGAGACCCTTTTGTCCGAGCCGTGCCCAAATGGTGGCCTTGATCGAGCACAACGAACGGGATCTCGGGATCGACTTCAACTCCTACAGAACACCGGTCCGCGAGAACACAGCCTACGCGCTTGCGGGCTACATCAAGCCACTTCTCCCGAAAGAGCTCGCCGTGCCGGCCCTGATGCTGCTGGACCACTTCTGGTGGGTGGATAAGGAGATGCGCGCAGGCAAGGGGCGCTGGGAGAAGGAGGTTCTCCGCCACTTGAACTCCTACAGCGCCGACGGTCCGTTCAAAAAGCGGAAGTTCAAGCATCCAGGCGGCGCTTTCGAACTCGATGCCGCGTTTCCCGAGACGGGGCCCGTGCGCGTGGGCGTCGATGTGAAGCGCTTCGAATCGCCAAGGGACTTCCACAAACGAGGCGACGAGATCACTCAAAAGGTGAGCCGCCTCCGAGACGTCCACCCCGATGCTCACTTCTACGCCGTTATCTACTACCCTTTCCCCAGTTCACACGATGCCGTTCGTAGTCGATATCGTGATCAGGGCATCGACGAGATATTCTTCGCCGACGAAACCGAATCGACCCTGTCGGATGTCGCCGAGGCCATTCTGCGACACGCCGGCCTCACCCTCACGGGTCGTCCTCGCGGCTGAATGTGGACTTGCAGCCGAAGCGAGGCGACGGCC is part of the Gemmatimonadota bacterium genome and encodes:
- a CDS encoding cytochrome C oxidase subunit IV family protein — its product is MEHAAAHTGGASIKAYMVVFGTLAVLTVIEVLIPLRFGFPKNVQVILLVFLALWKALLVALYYMHLRYEPQRLKWMVIAPLPLAVILVMAVLTEF
- a CDS encoding cytochrome c oxidase subunit 3, with protein sequence MTTQAAALDRGGMDATEVGMGVYNMKLGMWVFLLSEVMFFTSLIGGYIILRGAHPDMFAQPGVVLNVPLTAFNTFLLICSSVTMVLAFAGIERGDQAKLKMWLIATAVIGMAFLGVQVYEYIQLSGHGFVPTVEGYRAEGAPLYGTTFYTMTGFHGFHVLMGVLALWYLVIQAFRGKYTAGSHGAVEITGLYWHFVDLVWIILFTIVYLI